A single region of the Carassius gibelio isolate Cgi1373 ecotype wild population from Czech Republic chromosome A14, carGib1.2-hapl.c, whole genome shotgun sequence genome encodes:
- the sowahab gene encoding ankyrin repeat domain-containing protein SOWAHA, with amino-acid sequence MALTQDLILAFLLERGGKVKNSELVSNFKGLLNSADPAEKKLNRDLFKRLVNSVAVVKQVDDVKYVAVKKKYQGENTSSTESPCSRKPIQTQNVDVINNNHCHCSPQTVCNSIKSAESVPPGRPSDCNATESLTARVLSMTSDARRGKSGAVFALVAIKSPAYEENAIRCLKTVAGDAEPLPAATERTMKVKTSFAQVKWCHKLGKPAKVSDGVPLGSMEHEWLVKAATGSWHQIYSLLLQEPRLADKPSFMSGFTILHWAAKSGNCEMVCKVIDVSRQRGAGVDVNAKSYDGYTALHIAAIHSRERVLSLLVCEYGANTNIRDNSGKKAYRYLSPDVSTDIRKMLGDPHSLLKDAPNPSDLPKGSNTLSKLFHPHIAGHKKKYRRRPSFHFIRDDHEDPRMNVALHRKLLQ; translated from the coding sequence ATGGCTTTGACTCAGGATCTGATCCTGGCGTTTTTACTGGAGCGTGGCGGGAAAGTGAAGAACTCGGAGCTCGTGAGCAACTTCAAAGGACTTCTAAACTCCGCCGACCCCGCGGAGAAGAAACTGAACCGAGACCTGTTCAAACGCCTGGTCAACAGCGTCGCAGTGGTCAAACAGGTCGATGATGTGAAGTACGTGGCCGTGAAGAAAAAGTACCAGGGAGAAAACACCAGCTCCACCGAATCGCCCTGCAGTCGGAAACCCATCCAAACACAGAATGTGGATGTTATTAATAACAACCACTGTCATTGCTCCCCGCAAACTGTGTGTAATAGCATTAAAAGTGCTGAATCTGTTCCTCCTGGAAGACCATCCGACTGCAATGCAACCGAGTCTTTGACAGCAAGAGTGCTGAGCATGACAAGCGATGCCAGAAGAGGCAAATCAGGGGCTGTTTTTGCTCTCGTAGCCATAAAATCTCCAGCATATGAGGAAAATGCAATAAGATGCCTAAAAACAGTAGCAGGCGATGCTGAACCTCTTCCAGCGGCTACAGAGAGAACTATGAAAGTCAAAACGAGTTTTGCACAGGTGAAATGGTGTCACAAACTCGGCAAACCTGCTAAAGTCTCAGATGGAGTGCCTTTGGGATCGATGGAGCATGAGTGGCTCGTGAAAGCAGCGACGGGAAGCTGGCATCAGATCTACAGCCTCCTGCTGCAAGAGCCTCGGCTGGCGGACAAGCCAAGCTTCATGTCTGGATTCACAATCCTGCACTGGGCTGCTAAAAGCGGAAACTGTGAAATGGTGTGTAAAGTCATCGATGTTTCCAGACAGAGAGGCGCAGGGGTCGATGTGAATGCCAAGTCTTATGACGGATACACAGCGCTGCACATAGCTGCCATTCACAGCCGTGAGCGTGTGTTATCACTGCTGGTGTGTGAATATGGTGCCAACACTAACATACGGGATAACAGTGGGAAAAAAGCCTACCGTTATCTAAGTCCAGACGTGTCCACTGACATCAGAAAGATGCTCGGAGACCCTCACAGTCTGCTGAAGGATGCTCCGAACCCCTCAGACCTCCCTAAAGGATCCAACACCTTGAGTAAACTATTCCATCCCCACATCGCTGGACATAAAAAGAAATACAGACGTCGACCGAGCTTCCACTTCATCAGAGACGATCACGAAGACCCCAGAATGAACGTCGCACTTCATCGCAAACTGTTACAGTAG